In the genome of Fusarium fujikuroi IMI 58289 draft genome, chromosome FFUJ_chr02, one region contains:
- a CDS encoding related to nuclear pore protein — translation MTASIPPSPGEETPAFDLNLQHGHKDLVQAVAFNTYGDRCATGSVDGKIRVFNRHKDGTWRLCDTWTAHGGEIIEIQWLPATVYPNLIASLGIEGWFRLWAEDPSAAPGRRFCTGRAGNGKPAFDTRSNKAPYRSFSMKHNEETRHTYLALLATDGRLTVYENDQPENLSEYASIDEFSVAPKPNRGEELAFRVRFDPNPEPCYTALRAGVPSDSLGLVVAAMDTVKVYRSRDIVATSIGVQQTQKEFYLAVELTGHRGLVRDVAWAAGNIRGYDVIATACQDGYARVFRIETPYSEDDGKSWSAADLLRSAPHMSNRDSTPQARTNGTATPTEKQATTPQLQPSHSYHQHQHHASGLSASLAKSGSHNDRQWSGQPGQVKHNFQEISKLDNHRTPVWRVGFDDDGHILGSTGDDGRLLCYRQTPNGAWAKSSELAVQKARMAAP, via the exons ATGACGGCCTCAATCCCTCCATCACCCGGCGAAGAAACACCAGCCTTCGACCTCAACCTCCAACACGGCCATAAAGATCTCGTCCAAGCCGTCGCATTCAACACCTACGGTGACCGCTGCGCGACTGGTTCAGTAGATGGCAAGATCCGTGTCTTTAACCGTCACAAGGATGGCACATGGCGCCTTTGCGATACATGGACCGCACATGGCGGCGAGATTATAGAG ATTCAATGGCTGCCCGCGACTGTTTACCCTAATTTGATCGCTTCCCTCGGTATTGAAGGGTGGTTCCGGTTATGGGCCGAGGATCCTTCTGCTGCGCCTGGTCGACGATTTTGTACTGGACGAGCTGGTAATGGAAAGCCGGCGTTTGATACACGATCGAACAAAGCCCCTTACCGATCATTCTCAATGAAGCATAATGAGGAGACGAGGCATACATATCTTGCGCTCCTCGCAACAGACGGACGTTTGACAGTTTACGAAAATGATCAGCCCGAGAACCTCTCGGAATATGCATCTATCGATGAATTCAGTGTCGCTCCGAAACCAAatcgaggagaagaactCGCCTTCCGTGTGCGCTTCGACCCCAACCCAGAACCATGTTATACAGCTCTGCGCGCAGGCGTACCCTCGGATTCCTTAGGTCTCGTGGTGGCTGCAATGGACACCGTCAAAGTATATCGATCGCGGGATATTGTTGCGACTTCTATAGGCGTTCAGCAGACCCAGAAGGAGTTCTATCTCGCTGTTGAGTTAACGGGTCATCGGGGTCTGGTACGCGATGTCGCATGGGCTGCAGGCAATATTAGAGGTTACGACGTTATTGCGACAGCTTGTCAGGATGGTTATGCGCGCGTTTTCCGAATCGAGACACCCTATTCCGAAGATGACGGCAAGTCGTGGTCTGCAGCCGATCTCCTTCGGTCAGCACCACACATGTCAAACAGAGACTCGACACCACAAGCAAGAACAAACGGAACTGCGACACCAACGGAGAAACAAGCTACCACGCCTCAGCTACAACCATCCCACAGTTACCACCAACATCAGCACCATGCCTCTGGGCTCAGCGCCAGTCTTGCAAAGTCAGGCTCTCACAATGATCGACAATGGTCGGGGCAGCCGGGCCAGGTTAAGCACAACTTCCAGGAGATATCCAAGCTGGACAACCATCGTACCCCTGTATGGCGTGTGGgcttcgatgacgatggtcACATATTGGGCAGCACAGGTGACGACGGGCGCCTGCTGTGTTATCGTCAGACCCCGAATGGGGCATGGGCCAAGAGCTCTGAATTGGCAGTACAGAAAGCACGAATGGCCGCTCCATGA
- a CDS encoding related to cyclin, whose amino-acid sequence MAHLLNPLATTSQIYHKSSFSSLPKDLQDTIFITSQCLTQAAGQLLELPQSVTAQANVILARYWLVDSPMANEFSDTSAAALYLVAKMGPQPRSARDISNVYAYLLSESSLFLRTPKSPKNDPRSYYVPEADYHAFQTRILAIEARILYTLSFDTHVSLPHPLAVTYLQTLEFLAQPKSIISLRTIQYLNAALLSPQMLYLTHQPHALATAAIYNAARDVGAKMPECEWWEVFDVDREELGFLVVGMRSVENYLRKIKEDMPELSVGMPTRKLIDIELQRRGVEGGNDTAEVDEEQQVMDMMDSR is encoded by the exons ATGGCGCATCTTTTGAATCCCCTGGCGACAACATCTCAGATCTACCACAAATCTTCCTTCTCGTCTCTGCCCAAGGATCTCCAAGATACAATCTTTATCACTTCGCAATGCCTCACACAAGCTGCTGGTCAGCTCCTAGAGCTTCCTCAGTCTGTCACTGCACAAGCAAACGTCATTCTGGCGCGATACTGGCTTGTCGACTCTCCAATGGCCAATGAGTTTAGT GACACATCTGCTGCCGCCCTCTATCTAGTCGCGAAGATGGGACCTCAACCCCGGTCAGCGCGCGACATATCAAATGTTTATGCCTACCTCTTATCAGAGAGTTCGTTGTTCTTACGGACCCCGAAAAGCCCAAAGAATGACCCCAGGTCGTACTATGTACCTGAAGCAGACTACCATGCCTTTCAGACCCGCATCCTTGCCATTGAAGCTCGCATCCTTTACACCCTCTCCTTCGATACACACGTCTCGCTTCCTCATCCACTTGCAGTCACTTACCTACAGACACTCGAGTTTCTTGCGCAGCCTAAATCTATCATATCTCTACGCACCATTCAATATCTGAATGCAGCCCTTCTCTCACCTCAGATGCTGTATCTTACTCACCAGCCCCATGCGCTAGCTACAGCTGCTATATACAACGCGGCTCGCGATGTTGGTGCGAAGATGCCAGAGTGTGAATGGTGGGAGGTTTTCGATGTCGACAGAGAAGAGCTGGGGTTCCTTGTTGTCGGAATGCGAAGCGTGGAAAACTACCTTCGCAAGATTAAAGAAGATATGCCGGAACTAAGCGTGGGCATGCCTACACGAAAGTTGATAGATATCGAGCTGCAGAGGAGGGGCGTGGAAGGCGGGAATGATACTgccgaggttgatgaagagcaACAAGTCATGGATATGATGGACAGCAGATGA
- a CDS encoding probable Lon proteinase, mitochondrial precursor codes for MIPRSRLSGRLILERSLVRASRVSSEATAARWASAPAYCNHHICGRRLPAIQPRLVAAAFSTSARVTKEKDSNDKGFFESAIEPLTEPLSDEEAKANIENKRREADSPLLAESRNPGPDSPGSGKNDSAGQSNDGKAGSAAGGAGSGSGGDNSGGDGGRRGRKPSAEKALQKPVVPEVYPQVLAIPIARRPLFPGFYKAITIKDPEVANAITESIKRGQPYVGAFLFKDENEDEDVIRNPEDVYDVGVFAQITSAFPIHGQEGALTAILYPHRRIKLSSLLPPGGQDTTKKTDAKAEPTPEPIPQKPAEEEATPEKKGDVVASFEESAVEKKPDQTAEKYEPTSFLKRYPVSLVNVENLVDEPYDPKSPVIRAVTNEIVNVFKEVATMNNLFRDQISTFSMSQSTGNVTSEPAKLADFAAAVSSGEQKELQEVLGCLNVEERMQKALVVLKKELMNAQLQSKISKDVENKISKRQREYWLMEQMKGIRRELGLESDGKDKLVEKFKEKANSLAMPEAVRKVFDEELNKLAHLETAASEFNVTRNYLDWLTQIPWGRRSAENFGIPNAVKILDEDHHGLKDVKDRILEFIAVGKLRGTVEGKILCFVGPPGVGKTSIGKSIARALNREYYRFSVGGLTDVAEIKGHRRTYVGALPGRMIQALKKCQTENPLILIDEIDKIGRGYQGDPSSALLELLDPEQNSSFLDHYMDVPVDLSKVLFVCTANMTDTIPRPLLDRMELITLSGYVADEKMAIAQRYLAPAAKETAGLQNADVNLSEEAIEELIKSYCRESGVRNLKKQIEKVYRKSALKIVQELGEEVLPEEEALTEEGKSALEEAEKKSKTEEVTEDKESTSNETGATTEKPRKPLNVPDSVHVVIGKDNLTDYVGPPVFTSDRLYEVNPPGVSMGLAWTQLGGAAMYIESILQAPLRPSTRPHLEITGNLKNVMKESTTIAYSFAKSFMVKQFPDNHFFDKAKMHLHVPDGAVSKDGPSAGITMATSLLSLALDAPVDPTVAMTGEITLTGKVLRIGGLREKTVAARRAGCKTIIFPKDNMSDWLELPENIKEGLEGHAVAWYPEVFDLVFPNVDKEKANTCKICEWKAQQKKNDSESAEEED; via the exons ATGATTCCCCGATCACGCCTCTCGGGCCGCCTCATTCTTGAGCGCTCTCTCGTCCGCGCATCACGAGTATCTTCCGAAGCAACCGCTGCACGATGGGCTTCTGCTCCCGCCTACTGCAACCATCACATCTGCGGTCGTCGGCTTCCCGCCATTCAACCACGGTTAGTCGCCGCTGCCTTTTCCACATCTGCCCGAGTCACCAAAGAGAAGGACAGCAACGACAAGGGCTTCTTCGAGTCTGCGATAGAGCCATTGACGGAGCCCTTATCTgacgaggaggccaaggcgaATATCGAGAACAAGCGCAGGGAAGCCGACAGCCCCCTACTGGCCGAGTCGAGGAATCCAGGCCCCGATTCACCTGGCTCTGGAAAGAACGATAGCGCTGGGCAATCGAACGATGGAAAGGCGGGAAGTGCTGCTGGAGGTGCTGGATCTGGATCTGGAGGTGACAACTCAGGTGGTGACGGAGGTCGTCGCGGTAGAAAGCCCTCTGCCGAGAAAGCTCTCCAGAAGCCTGTCGTCCCTGAAGTCTACCCCCAAGTCCTAGCAATCCCGATTGCTCGAAGACCACTCTTCCCTGGCTTCTACAAGGCTATTACCATCAAGGACCCCGAGGTGGCGAATGCAATCACCGAGTCGATTAAGCGTGGTCAGCCATACGTTGGTGCATTCTTGTTCAAGGACGagaacgaggatgaggatgtgATCAGGAACCCCGAGGACGTCTACGATGTCGGTGTTTTCGCCCAGATTACAAGTGCTTTCCCCATCCACGGCCAAGAAGGTGCCTTGACTGCCATCCTCTACCCCCATCGCCGTATCAAGTTGTCCAGTCTACTACCCCCTGGTGGCCAAGATACTACTAAGAAGACTGATGCTAAGGCTGAGCCCACACCCGAACCGATTCCCCAGAAGCccgcagaggaagaggctactcccgagaagaagggagatgTCGTTGCCAGCTTCGAGGAGAGCGCtgtcgagaagaagcctgaCCAGACAGCCGAAAAGTATGAGCCAACATCATTCCTCAAGAGATACCCCGTCAGTCTGGTCAACGTCGAGAACCTTGTCGATGAGCCATACGATCCCAAGAGCCCTGTCATTCGCGCCGTCACCAACGAAATTGTCAACGTTTTCAAGGAAGTCGCCACAATGAACAATCTCTTCCGAGACCAGATCTCCACTTTCTCTATGAGTCAATCAACCGGAAATGTTACATCGGAACCCGCTAAGCTCGCCGACTTTGCCGCTGCCGTGTCCTCAGGCGAGCAAAAGGAGCTGCAAGAGGTATTGGGCTGCCTCAACGTCGAGGAGAGGATGCAGAAGGCTCTTGTGGTGCTGAAGAAGGAGCTCATGAATGCCCAATTACAGTCCAAGATCAGCAAGGATGTCGAGAACAAGATTAGTAAGAGGCAGCGCGAGTACTGGCTTATGGAGCAGATGAAGGGCATTCGTCGTGAGCTTGGCCTGGAATCCGATGGAAAGGACAAGCTCgtcgagaagttcaaggagaaggccaacaGCCTTGCCATGCCCGAGGCAGTTCGCAAGGTCTTCGATGAAGAGCTTAACAAGCTTGCTCATCTCGAGACAGCCGCTTCCGAGTTCAACGTCACAAGGAACTACCTAGATTGGCTCACCCAGATTCCCTGGGGCAGGAGGAGTGCCGAGAACTTTGGCATCCCTAATGCAGTCAAGATTCTGGACGAGGACCACCACGGTCTCAAGGACGTCAAGGACCGCATTCTGGAGTTCATCGCTGTCGGCAAGCTTCGAGGCACTGTCGAGGGCAAGATCCTCTGCTTCGTCGGACCTCCTGGTGTGGGTAAGACAAGTATTGGAAAGTCGATTGCCCGAGCTCTTAACCGTGAGTACTACCGGTTTAGTGTCGGTGGTCTCACAGATGTTGCTGAAATCAAGGGTCACCGAAGGACCTATGTTGGTGCGCTTCCTGGCCGTATGATCCAGGCTTTGAAGAAGTGTCAAACCGAGAACCCTCTTATTCTGATCGATGAGATCGACAAGATTGGCCGAGGTTACCAGGGCGATCCCTCTTCTGCTCTGCTGGAGCTGCTCGATCCCGAGCAGAATAGCTCTTTCTTGGATCACTACATGGATGTCCCTGTTGATCTGTCTAAGGTCTTGTTCGTGTGCACTGCCAACATGACTGACACTATTCCTCGACCCCTGCTCGACCGCATGGAGCTGATCACCCTCTCTGGTTACGTtgccgatgagaagatggccatcGCCCAACGATATCTTGCCCCCGCTGCCAAGGAGACTGCTGGACTTCAGAACGCTGATGTCAACTTGAGCGAGGAGGCAATTgaggagctcatcaagtcATACTGCCGTGAGTCTGGTGTGCGAAACCTTAAGAAGCAGATCGAGAAGGTCTACCGAAAGTCCGCCCTCAAGATCGTTCAGGAGCTCGGCGAGGAAGTTTTGCCTGAAGAGGAGGCTCTCACCGAGGAGGGCAAGTCTGCTCTtgaggaggctgagaagaagagcaagaccgAGGAGGTTACCGAGGACAAGGAGTCCACCTCTAACGAAACTGGCGCGACCACGGAGAAGCCCCGCAAGCCACTCAACGTCCCTGACTCTGTCCATGTTGTTATCGGCAAGGATAACCTCACCGACTACGTTGGACCTCCTGTCTTCACCTCTGACCGTCTCTACGAGGTCAACCCTCCCGGTGTTTCCATGGGCCTCGCTTGGACACAACTTGGCGGTGCCGCCATGTATATCGAATCCATCCTCCAGGCTCCCCTTCGACCATCTACACGACCTCACCTCGAGATCACCGGTAACCTCAAAAATGTCATGAAGGAATCTACTACCATTGCCTACTCTTTCGCCAAGTCTTTCATGGTTAAGCAGTTCCCTGACAACCACTTCTTCGACAAGGCAAAGATGCATCTGCACGTTCCAGATGGTGCCGTCTCCAAGGATGGTCCTTCAGCTGGTATCACAATGGCTACTTCACTCCTTTCTCTTGCTCTCGATGCCCCCGTTGATCCTACAGTTGCCATGACTGGGGAGATCACACTCACTGGAAAGGTACTACGCATTGGTGGTCTTCGTGAGAAGACTGTTGCTGCTCGACGAGCTGGCTGCAAGACTATCATCTTCCCCAAGGACAACATGTCTGACTGGCTAGAGCTACCCGAG AACATCAAGGAGGGTCTTGAAGGTCATGCTGTGGCCTGGTACCCTGAGGTCTTTGACCTTGTCTTCCCAAACGTCGATaaggagaaggccaacaCATGCAAGATCTGCGAGTGGAAGgctcagcagaagaagaacgacTCTGAGTctgctgaagaggaggactAA
- a CDS encoding related to pathogenesis-related protein NtPRp27 — protein sequence MTPAIQVPTPSGPRNGPDIPGAGKFKVPKLRLECRDLSHPGAAVFLSSVNAAECLAKAAQHVLALLYESPTCPTTTIPTTRSVTVILRSMSGVAYTTGSELDSDHKEIHFSVEYIANIHPISRRTEEINGVLTHELVHCLQYNGHGTCPGGLIEGIADWVRLHCLLSPPHWKRDSNGKWDAGYQQTAYFLDYLEERFGKGTIRRLNEKLRIQKYEEKPFWTELVGRPVEQLWGDYKEKLES from the coding sequence ATGACACCGGCGATCCAAGTACCCACTCCCTCCGGCCCACGGAATGGCCCCGATATTCCCGGCGCCGGCAAGTTCAAGGTCCCCAAGCTACGACTTGAATGTCGCGATCTCTCTCACCCTGGGGCTGCGGTCTTTCTTAGCTCTGTCAATGCTGCCGAGTGCCTCGCCAAGGCGGCCCAGCATGTACTGGCGCTCCTGTATGAATCGCCCACGTGTCCTACCACAACAATCCCGACAACACGATCTGTAACAGTGATCCTTCGTAGCATGTCAGGTGTAGCTTACACCACTGGCTCTGAGCTGGACAGCGATCATAAGGAGATTCATTTCTCAGTCGAGTATATCGCCAACATCCACCCCATATCCCGTCGTACAGAAGAGATCAACGGCGTACTCACTCATGAGCTAGTTCACTGCCTTCAGTACAACGGTCATGGAACTTGTCCAGGCGGCCTGATCGAAGGTATCGCAGACTGGGTGCGACTTCACTGCCTTCTTAGTCCCCCTCACTGGAAACGCGACAGCAATGGAAAGTGGGACGCTGGCTACCAGCAAACGGCCTATTTCCTGGACTACTTGGAGGAGCGATTTGGAAAGGGAACTATTCGTCGCCTGAATGAGAAGCTACGGATTCAGAAGTATGAAGAGAAGCCGTTTTGGACCGAACTGGTTGGACGGCCGGTTGAGCAGCTTTGGGGCGAttacaaggagaagcttgagtcGTAG
- a CDS encoding probable stearoyl-CoA desaturase, with translation MATATAAGKNAQPFPDGTKDYVPLRAGGAKKDANKVHIADTPMTWSNWPQHINWLNTTLVIFVPLAGFISAYWVPLQLKTALWAVFYYVHTGLGITAGYHRLWSHSAYKGTTPLKIYLAAVGAGAVQGSIRWWSYGHRVHHRYTDTDKDPYSVRKGLMYSHMGWMILKQNPKRQGRTDITDLNEDAVVVWQHKNYIKCVLFMALGFPALVAGLGWGDWWGGLVYAGILRVCFVQQATFCVNSLAHWLGDQPFDDRNSPRDHVITALVTLGEGYHNFHHEFPSDYRNAIEWWQYDPTKWSIWCWKQLGLAYELKEFRANEIEKGRVQQLQKKLDQKRATLDWGIPLEQLPVVDWDDFVAQAKAGKGLVAIAGVIHDVTDFIKDHPGGKALINSAIGKDATAIFNGGVYLHSNAAHNLLSTMRVGVLRGGCEVEIWKRAQFENKDITYMNDSAGQRIIRAGSQVTKIVQPAASADAA, from the exons ATGGCGACAGCTACTGCTGCGGGCAAGAATGCCCAGCCATTCCCTGATGGCACCAAGGACTATGTTCCTCTCCGCGCTGGCGGTGCCAAGAAGGATGCCAACAAGGTCCATATTGCCGATACTCCCATGACCTGGAGCAACTGGCCTCAGCACATCAACTGGCTCAACACCACGCTGGTTATCTTCGTTCCCTTGGCCGGATTCATCTCCGCCTACTGGGTTCCTCTCCAGCTCAAGACTGCTCTCTGGGCTGTCTTCTACTATGTTCACACTGGTCTCGGCATCACTGCTG GTTACCATCGACTTTGGTCTCACTCTGCCTACAAGGGCACTACTCCTCTCAAGATTTATCTCGCTGCTGTCGGTGCTGGCGCTGTCCAGGGTTCCATCCGATGGTGGTCATATGGCCATCGTGTCCACCACCGTTATACCGATACCGACAAGGACCCCTACTCCGTCCGCAAGGGCCTCATGTACTCCCACATGGGCTGGATGATCCTCAAGCAGAACCCTAAGCGACAGGGCCGTACCGATATCACCGATCTCAACGAGGACGCCGTCGTTGTCTGGCAGCACAAGAACTACATCAAGTGCGTTCTCTTCATGGCTCTCGGTTTCCCTGCTCTCGTCGCTGGTCTGGGCTGGGGTGACTGGTGGGGTGGACTCGTCTACGCTGGTATCCTCCGTGTTTGCTTCGTTCAACAGGCCACCTTCTGTGTCAACTCTCTTGCCCACTGGCTCGGTGATCAGCCTTTCGATGACCGCAACTCGCCCCGTGACCACGTCATCACTGCTCTCGTCACCCTTGGTGAGGGATACCACAACTTCCACCACGAGTTCCCTTCGGATTACCGTAACGCTATTGAGTGGTGGCAGTACGATCCCACCAAGTGGAGCATCTGGTGCTGGAAGCAGCTTGGTCTTGCTTATGAGCTGAAGGAGTTCCGTGCCaacgagattgagaagggCCGTGTCCAGCagctccagaagaagcttgaccAGAAGCGTGCCACCCTCGACTGGGGTATTCCTCTCGAGCAGCTCCCCGTTGTCGACTGGGACGACTTCGTTGCTCAGGCCAAGGCTGGAAAGGGTCTCGTTGCCATTGCCGGTGTTATCCACGACGTTAccgacttcatcaaggacCACCCCGGTGGCAAGGCCCTCATCAACTCCGCCATCGGAAAGGACGCTACCGCCATCTTCAACGGTGGTGTCTACCTCCACTCCAACGCTGCCCACAACCTTCTGTCAACCATGCGTGTTGGTGTCCTCCGCGGTGGCTGCGAAGTTGAGATCTGGAAGCGTGCTCAGTTCGAGAACAAGGATATCACCTACATGAACGACTCTGCCGGTCAGCGCATCATCCGTGCTGGCTCTCAGGTCACCAAGATTGTCCAGCCCGCTGCCAGTGCCGATGCTGCTTAA